Genomic DNA from Halobacteriovorax sp. DA5:
TTTGATATTAGATACGGAACGAAAAGTTAAATCAATTGTTTCTACGATATCATTTATTCGAGTATTGGCATCTTTCATAACAGACAGGAGCATATCAATTCTCTCTGGACGACGCTCTTTTCTAAAAATCTCAGCTCTAAGTATTTGGTAAGAATTTAATGTCAGTGTAAGTGGATTTTTTAATTCGTGGGCCATACCTTTTGTGAGCTCTAAAATGCGTTGAAAGTTCGCTCTTTCAATTTCACCTTCTTTTTTCTTAAGAAGTTCTTTTGCTTGCTTTTCAACGATCTCCATTAGCTCCATTTCTGTAAGTTTCTTAATTGTGATATCACAGATATAGCCTTCAATAGCAATTAGGTTGCCATTCTCATAAATACCGATGCCTTGCTCCCACACATAAATATAATGACCTTTCTTATGTTTAACTCGATATTCAATGGTAAAGAATGTGTGATTTTCAATAGCAAGTTGGACTTCATTCCAAACTCTAAGAGCATCATCAGGGTGGTAGATATCAGCGAACGATAATTCATTGTTATTGATTAATTCTTCAGGTTTATACCCAAGAATCCTTTCTACTCCTGAAGTTATAAATAGCATTGTCCACTGTTTATCATTTAAGCAGCGATAGGCAATGCCATCAATATTTTCTAGTAGAATGTCTAAGTTAAGTTTATTTTCCACAATGGTTTTTTCGGTATTGAGATAATTAGATTGGATTAAAGAATGTTTAAATATAGATTGAGTCTAAGTAGTTAATATTATAGGTAAGTGTGGAGGTGTATACTACCTGAACACCGAGATACTTATTTCAATACTTAAGTATTTTATAAAAAAATCATTTATTCTCTTTTCTACAAATATGATGAAAATACTTAAAACCCTATTCTTATGTATTTCGATTTTATGGAGTACTGCCCAGGCAAGCACTTTTGAATATCAGTGTATGGACGCCTATAAAGATAAAATTGAGACATTCTATCCTAAAGACCAGTCAAGTAATCAGACAGATAAAGATTGGGTATATAAGTTAAAAGGTTACTACTGGTTAGCAAAAGTTGTTGGTCATCCTATTGCTGTATTTATTGTGGCGTTTGTTCCATTCTCTATCCCAATTGTTCTTGGAATTACTGCTGTTGCTTCTTTCTTTGATCTTTTACAAAATGAAAAAGGAATTATTGGAACATATATTATTTTAAAAATGTCTGAGCTCTCTGAAGAAGAAATTGCTAATCAGGATATAGATTCTAAAATCGAAGAAGAAGTACTTGAGTTACAAGAGAATAAATATAGTCGTGACAATAATCTATTCTATACATTTGTAAAACGAGTCAATCGTAAATATAAGAATTCAAATTATTCATATGAAGAAGTTCGCAATACCGTTATTGAAATTGCTAGTGAAAGTAATGAACTTTGTATGCGTAAAGGAAAGGAGAGATATATCTCCTTAAATCGTCTAATTCGTTTAACTAAAAAGAAACTAAACGCTAAAAAAGGTCTAATAGAAAATGCGCTTTAATTTACCAATTATTCTAATTTTATTCTTAATCACTTTCAATACTCAAGCACAATTGTGTAGTGAGGAGCAAGAAAGAAGCTCTCTGGCCGAAATTACAAGCATCACTAAGAATATGAGTGATGACGGTGTATATATAACGAATCTCATGGATTTAAGACAAGAATATATTAGAGCTTATGTAACTAAAGTTAATCGCATCGAGCGTACTTGTTCTTCAAGGTCAGTTTATCAAGCTATTATTAAGCTCTACGAAAATATTAATTACCCAAGCGTTTATCTTAAATATGTACTTTCGAATCAGAGAAGAGATCTAAATATTAAAGAGTATATTATTGGTGATGAATGGAATCGTACTCATATTAGTGAAAATGATTCGCCAGATGTAGAAGCACTAAAGAGCTCAATCTTAATCACTGGACTCGGCGTAGTAAATACTGCCAATAAATTAACACTGAAGAATGTTGGTACAGCTTTTTATCTCGGCCAGTTTGCAGGAGAGCACCTTGTTGCTACTGCTGCCCATGTTATTGATCGTGAAAACTTTAAAGATATGCTTTTTCATTTTATTGCCGGACCAAAATTTTCTTTAAAAGCAAAAGAGCTTGTTTTCTATAGTGATGATTTAGATTTTTCGATTGTTTCAATCGACATGGAGGATAAAGAATCAATTCTTATGGAAACTGTAACAGCAGTGAAGTTAAATTTTGATAAAGTTGCCGTTGAGGGAACTCCTCTAACTACTGTCGGATTTGGTTTCTTTGATAATGAGAAACTTGGACTAGCACGTTACGAGAAT
This window encodes:
- a CDS encoding serine protease, yielding MRFNLPIILILFLITFNTQAQLCSEEQERSSLAEITSITKNMSDDGVYITNLMDLRQEYIRAYVTKVNRIERTCSSRSVYQAIIKLYENINYPSVYLKYVLSNQRRDLNIKEYIIGDEWNRTHISENDSPDVEALKSSILITGLGVVNTANKLTLKNVGTAFYLGQFAGEHLVATAAHVIDRENFKDMLFHFIAGPKFSLKAKELVFYSDDLDFSIVSIDMEDKESILMETVTAVKLNFDKVAVEGTPLTTVGFGFFDNEKLGLARYENSHDCQIIFGDDRVRKLDKVYSIATGCDSSGGDSGSPLVDRETGELVGIITRIQTEKIGLTSKQLIEEKEANISSIWNDGSFATSIKYIKAELEKVDHPTIKSLLDY
- a CDS encoding PAS domain-containing protein, whose amino-acid sequence is MENKLNLDILLENIDGIAYRCLNDKQWTMLFITSGVERILGYKPEELINNNELSFADIYHPDDALRVWNEVQLAIENHTFFTIEYRVKHKKGHYIYVWEQGIGIYENGNLIAIEGYICDITIKKLTEMELMEIVEKQAKELLKKKEGEIERANFQRILELTKGMAHELKNPLTLTLNSYQILRAEIFRKERRPERIDMLLSVMKDANTRINDIVETIDLTFRSVSNIKEIFNVSKLIEKSLTIDYMQEIKEQNIHLSISEETSNYNLFITGQNFIQALKNIIKNSINALQESSKNNKREISINIEIDNNNQSLLLKIKDTGIGISQEYVKSVTLPFYSATSQKTSGGLGLAIAKFLLHNDKIDISFKSDIGNWTEVTLSIPKERWRHSDGD